Within Sorghum bicolor cultivar BTx623 chromosome 2, Sorghum_bicolor_NCBIv3, whole genome shotgun sequence, the genomic segment TAATTAGGTACTActagccaatcatatcactttccCTAGCTATATATGTTTCCACATTTCCTATAGTTCATATGCTCCAAATTGACGACAATTTCAGGCAACCCTTAAATCATCCAACATCTGAATCGGTAGGCTGATAAAAGTTGCCGGGGAAGGAGCAGGAGCTTCATGGCTGGACCTAAAAACGGGTCGAGGGTCTGTATGCAAGCTAGCCCAGCAGTTGTGAGCATTATGTGTAACGTAGTAGTaagattctttttttttaaagatcCCTTTCATCATTGATATAAGAGGTAACATAAGGTTCTAAGTTATCATGTACTGGAGACAGATGGACTTATATCTATTATGGTCTTCCTAAATTAGCGCCGAAGTACATGTAAACCGTGTCCTACACGTTGGGGCAATTAACAGTTCATGCTGTCAGTTCCCATAATACCCTacataggaaaaatctgaagatACCTTATTTCATCAAAACGGGGGAAAAAGAAGGCGACTAGTTCCTCTCAATTAGGCTGAGGCCCCACCAGCGCCGCTAGCTGGAGCCTAACGACAGGGAAGTGTTCAAAAGAAATACTAGTATCTCGGTCGGGCCCAACGCATGCATGCAGCCAAAAGGCTTCTTCGGTGTGAAATGACTGCACAACGGTCAGAGCAAGATGGAAGTGTCTTGGACGAATGCTGACCGGCCTCAGCTCTTGGCGAAATCAGTGCCATCGACATCGATAgatcgtttttttttttttgagggaaatCGATAGATCGTTTTGTCCCTGTCTCGTCCACTTGTGCAAAATTTCCACACAAGACATGGAGCATGAAAGACTTTGGAGGCTGACGTTTAGGTAGCTTACGAAAATGGCGTCGTGAACGGCTACAAATGCATTTGTTATATATACTGATCCTGAACTGATCGAATTGGTGTGCTTGCAGTTTCAGTTTAATTAGTAACCGCGAACAGAATAATGTTTGCCTTATCTATAATTATCTAGCGCTGAACTCCGCGTCAGCGGCCAGTTATTGAGTACAGATCATACTCTCATTAAAAATAAGAGAGTTTGATAAAGTGCACACATGACACATGTCTAATGTCTTTACCACAACTATATATTTGCATGCGCAGCAATGTGCTGGATGGCTTGTTGTCCTACTCCTACAGTCGTGCGCCACTTGCCCGCATGTCTTTGGTGACCATCGAGGACACTTTCGGAGACTGTTCCACTagcttgttcgcttgagcttataatCAGCCAAATCAGCCAGCTGTttagcaatatttttctcttataataaatcaacaacagtactttctgccaCGATTTATCAGCCATATATGCGCAGCACTGAGGTCGATCTGTCTCATGCCTGCTgcgattattatttttatatgacAGTGACATTTGTTTGGTTATCCTTCCTCGAGGAACGCATCCATGATGAACTTTCAGTCTTTCAGTTTCAGAGACCGTTCGTTCTACAATGCTCTAGCTGATCGGAGTTGGCGTAGGTGGGAGTGGCGGCAATAGTTTAACGGGACCTGTGTGACTCTCTTGGCCGGCCCGTCCTGCGTTCTGAACTACTAATCGAATCGAATCGCATCACGCGTGGCCCATTTTGCACGAATTTTTGTCAGGACTCAGCGGTTTTTTCTAGACAAGTTAGGCGCCAGTTCTGGATGGGTGCTGTTCGTTGCCACagtggagtggagtggagtgATAGATTACACTTACACGGATGATGAATTGGCGCCAAAGTCTGTagctatatatatgcatgctagCTGCAATAATAATGCAGACACACAGCGCAATGATCGAACGCGATTAGTTAGTCATACTCATACAGAGAGACAAGCTAGATCATACATAGGTGCTTCGTTCTGTAGGTAAACAAAACAAACATAGTCTGATCGATGATGGAGTCGTCTTCTCGCCTCAGCTTGCTTGTGGTCGCGATCTTGGCGCTGGCCACGGCGGCCACCGCGCAGCTGTCGTCGACGTTCTACGACACGTCGTGTCCCAAGGCTCTGGCCACCATCAAGAGCGCGGTGACGGCCGCGGTTAACAACGAGGCCCGCATGGGCGCTTCCCTGCTCAGGCTGCACTTCCATGACTGCTTCGTTGATGCAAGTCTCGAGACTCTCGCTCTCGCATGGATCTTTGAAAAATTGCAGTCACACATCTAGTACGCGTGGATTATGCATGTGACCAGATTTCACTACGTGTGGTGTGTGACTGTGCAGGGCTGTGACGCATCTGTTCTGCTGGCGGACACGGGGAGCTTCACCGGCGAGCAGGGGGCGATTCCGAACAAGAACTCGCTGAGAGGCTTCAGCGTCATCGACAGTATCAAGACGCAGGTGGAGGCCGTGTGCAACCAGACCGTCTCCTGCGCTGAcatcctcgccgtcgccgcccgtGACTCCGTCGTGGCGGTAAGTTTTTACTTATATGATAGGTAGGTAGATAGTTGTGTGCATAGCTAGGATGATCGATAGAGGTTTACTGGAACTCGATCTGCATGCAGCTGGGAGGGCCGTCATGGACTGTTCTTGTAGGAAGAAGGGACTCCACCACTGCAAGCAAGGACAATGCAGAACGAGACCTGCCACCTCCTTCTTTCGATCTCGCCAACCTCACCCGGTCATTCGCAAACAAGAATCTCAGCGTCACCGACATGGTTGCTCTCTCGGGTAAGTACGTAGGATATGCCTACTACCATTCATTCATACGTCTGCATGCGTGCCTGCACGAAGACGTGCTCTGACGATCGAGGACAACACAAGCGATGCAAGCAAATATGATGCATTGCAGGGGGGCACACGATCGGGCAGGCGCAGTGCCGCTTCTTCCGCGACCACATCTACAACGACACCAACATCAACTCCGCATTCGCGGCGTCGCTGCAGGCCAACTGCCCCCGGCCGGCCAACGGCAGCGGCGACTCCACGCTGGCGCCGCTGGACGCGGCGTCGCCCACCGCATTCGACAACGCCTACTTCAGCAACCTGATGTCGCATAAGGGCCTCCTGCACTCCGACCAGCAGCTCTTCAACGGCGGCAGCACGGATAGCACGGTCAGGAGCTTCGCGTCCAGCGCGTCCGCCTTCAGCAACGCCTTCGCGACGGCCATGGTGAACATGGGGAACATCGCCCCCAAGACAGGGTCCCAGGGACAGATAAGGGTCACCTGCTCCAAGGTCAACTCCTAATAACCTGACCAAGCGGCCATGCAAGAGACCAAAGGCTCCCTGTGCCGTTGTGCGTGCGTGGAATAAAGCTCTGGTGGTGCCAGTAACACTGGAACATCAGAACAGCAATTGCTTGCTTGTGTGCGTGTGACAGTGTGAAATGCAATGCATGCATCTACGTGTATAATGAAATCCTCGTGCAAAGGCATGGATATTTGAATTACAAAGTTTACATCTATAAAATCTTAACTTTAATTTCTATATATGATTTCATAGGTATACCGGGATATAGTACTCTACGAGATCTAGAACGTTATATATAGCTCACAACCTTTTCGTTTCAAACCATCTTGATGCTAAAATGTTCATATTTCTACCTATAGATCTAAATATTGCGTCGATTGTTCAGCGTCAATATGAGttgttttattcaaaaaaattataaatataatttatttgattatgatttattttatcAATAAAAATACTTTAGcaataatttatttgttttaCTATTTGCATAAAAAAATGAATAAAACAAACGGTTAAACAATAAATCTGAAAAGTAAAAAATGACATTTTTAATGGGATAGAGAAAATATAGCAGAAGTGGAATTTTATGTCCATCTTGCTGACATGGAAAAAATTATGAATGTTTAAGAAGAGAAATTCCGTCGCTTCAATTTGTGCGATTTAAGTTTTGACATTTTAGTTGGCAATAGTATTATATTTCTAtaatgtttttattttattgcaGAAAttgttttgtaaaaaaaaaacaactgatgaaaaatgaaaaaatcgcttttataataataataataataataatggacTCGAATCCAGTCCCATAACAGTCGGGCTATTGTGGATCCAACTACTCTACCCGATTGGGCTCTTAGCCTGCACGCGGAGTGGGCCGGCTTGGCAAATACAGGCCCATCACGGTCTCTTTTTCTAAAACCCTCTGCTTCCGTCTCCGTCGGCGGGTGCACACGCAACTCCTGCGAAACAAGTGGGCTCCGGGCTCTAGAAAAGGACATCATTTGGCGCGTGGGCGATGGGACACAGATACGAATATGGGATGACCCCTGGATCCCAGCAGGAACTACTAGACGTCCGAGAACACCACGTGGTGCTGCTCTGGTTACAAGAGTTGCTGAGTTGATTGATCCTATCACGGGCACCTGGGATCACCAACTAGTCAAGGATTTATTTTGGGAAGAGGATGCTATAAATATACTTGCTATACCAGTCCGTCAGAATAGTGATGATATAATCGCTTGGCATTATGATCCTAAGGGGATTTTCTCAGTTAAATCAGCATATCATGTTCTGGAAGGAGTGGAAGAACAGAAAAGACAAGTCCAGAAAGGAGAAACCTCTCGGCAGGGAGCATGTACCTCAGAAGACAGACTGTGGAAAGATATCTGGCATTTGCAATGCCCTCCAAAGATCAAGCAGTTCATTTGGCGAGTTGCTCACAACAGCCTGGCAATGAAAATGAACATCAAGAGACGCCATGTTGACCTGGATACCAGATGCCCTGTATGCTTACGCCTAGACGAAGATGGTGGTCACTGCTTTTTGAAATGTAAACAAATGCGCCGGTGCTGGAGGGAACTGCAACTTGACAGTGTTCGATGTTTACTGTTGAATGCCCAAACATCGAAGGAATTTATTCGGTGTATTTTGGGTCTGAAAACTGATCAATGCCTGCGCACTTGTCTTCTACTCTGGAAATGGTGGGATGCTAGAAACAAGGCAAATGCTAGTGAACCAATGCCGTCATGCCTGGATGTGGTGTGTGCTGTAAACTCTATATTCAGAGAACTCTCTATTGAGGAAAGCAAAACAACCCAGATCCAAGTTCCCCGAAAACGATGGAAACCACCGGATCAACAGTTCCTGAAGATAAATGTTGATGGCAGCTTTATAAAGGAAGACAATGTGGGAGCATGCGGATTCATCGTTCGAAATTATTTAGGTGAACCGGTGCTCGCGGGGGCTTCAAATATTAGTCCAGCTCTGGATGCACTCTCAGCTGAAACATTGGCGTGCTTGTTTGCACTGGAGTCAGCACAACAGGTTGGCATTTCCTGGATTGAGTTAGAAATGGACTGCAGCCAATTGCGTGATGCGATTACATCTCAGGCCAGAGACATGGCACCAAATGGTGTCCTTTTCCGTAGTATCCGTGAGTTATTATTTGATCATTTTAATtgtaataaaattttattatcTCCACGTTCTTGTAACTCGTCGGCGCACGAGATTGCTAAGATAGCTTTAAGTTGGGACCCGGGTCAATTCTTAGTATGGGATGATCCCCTTCCTGAATTTGTAAACAATCTTGCGGCTCGCGATTTCGTCGAGTCTACGTTTGTTAATGACAGGCCATGAGGGCCAATGTGAACTCAAAAAAAGTAGCTGTAGGCAGAGCCGAGCGAGGAGAGCGACCGGCAAGCGGCCACCGCCGCGGCTTGCTGGCGCTGCTAACTGCCTGCTCATCATTGTATCCTAGGTGCTCAATGGGTCACCTGTACCGTGTTTCGTTTTGCTGCTCAAGTTTATTTTTGGGCCAATGTTCCATTATTTATGGGCTGAGTTTGTTGCTGGTGCACCATCGACCAGGCGTTCGTTGATGTGCTGCCTATCATCTTCTATCGctaaaaaaaattaactaaACACAGGAACAATTTCTCACAGAATTAAAGAGGAACTCGAGTACAAAGACACACGCTACAGAATCTTACTGCTTATAGCTTGCTGGTGCAGCTAGCAGCGACAGTATCAGGACGCTGTACGTACGGAACGAAGCAGATGATGCCTCGCTCATCCGATCGACGACGATCGGTCGTCACGCCTGGTTGACGACCCGGCAGTTCTCCCTGACCTCTCCTTGGTCGCCGGTGAGCGGGCTTAGGTTGCCCAGCTTCACCATGGCCGCGCCGAAGTCCTCCCAGAACTTGGTGGGGTTGTCGGCGTAGTACTTGACCAGGTCgccggcgtcgccgccgcccTGGTACAGCTGCTGGTCCGTGTGCAGCAGCGCGCGGCCCTGA encodes:
- the LOC110433000 gene encoding peroxidase 2-like; amino-acid sequence: MMESSSRLSLLVVAILALATAATAQLSSTFYDTSCPKALATIKSAVTAAVNNEARMGASLLRLHFHDCFVDASLETLALAWIFEKLQSHI
- the LOC8078555 gene encoding peroxidase 2 translates to MHVTRFHYVWCVTVQGCDASVLLADTGSFTGEQGAIPNKNSLRGFSVIDSIKTQVEAVCNQTVSCADILAVAARDSVVALGGPSWTVLVGRRDSTTASKDNAERDLPPPSFDLANLTRSFANKNLSVTDMVALSGGHTIGQAQCRFFRDHIYNDTNINSAFAASLQANCPRPANGSGDSTLAPLDAASPTAFDNAYFSNLMSHKGLLHSDQQLFNGGSTDSTVRSFASSASAFSNAFATAMVNMGNIAPKTGSQGQIRVTCSKVNS